One window from the genome of Populus alba chromosome 15, ASM523922v2, whole genome shotgun sequence encodes:
- the LOC118056326 gene encoding endoglucanase 4, which translates to MSVLKRVVVFGVVITMVMVMRVASHDYGDALTKSILFFEGQRSGKLPPTQRMTWRKDSGLRDGFQIGVDLVGGYYDAGDNVKFNFPMAFSTTMLAWSVLDFGDFMGPDLPHALEAIKWATDYFLKATSIPGFVFVQVGDPYGDHNCWERPEDMDTPRVPYAASKQFPGSEVSAEIAAALAASSMVFRSSNPAYSARLLKRAAMVFEFADANRGSYNDALGPWVCPFYCDFSGYEDELIWGAAWLYKATKAPNYWSYIVQNISDLEKNAAEHTDRVGYGGGSFAEFGWDTKNAGINILVSKLLLSNNTSDVGPFIPNADKFVCTVLPESPTVYVSYSPGGLLFKPGGSNLQHATALSFLLLAYARYLNQSNREIHCGNVVATPARLIQFARGQVDYILGTNPLKMSYMVGYGSKFPRKIHHRGSSLPSVDQHPASINCQGGAPYFQSNDPNPNLLIGAVVGGPDRGDSYSDSRADFVHTEPTTYINAPLVGLLAYFRSHPPL; encoded by the exons atgagtGTGTTAAAGAGAGTGGTGGTTTTTGGAGTGGTGATAACGATGGTTATGGTGATGAGAGTGGCTTCACATGATTATGGGGATGCATTGACTAAAAGCATTTTGTTCTTTGAAGGGCAGAGGTCAGGGAAGTTACCTCCTACACAGAGAATGACTTGGAGGAAGGATTCTGGTCTTCGAGACGGCTTTCAGATTGGT GTTGATTTGGTTGGTGGATACTATGATGCTGGCGACAATGTCAAGTTCAACTTTCCAATGGCGTTCTCAACAACAATGCTGGCATGGAGTGTATTAGATTTTGGCGATTTCATGGGTCCAGACCTGCCACATGCACTAGAAGCTATTAAGTGGGCAACCGATTACTTCCTTAAAGCCACAAGCATCCCTGGCTTTGTATTTGTTCAAGTTGGTGATCCTTATGGTGATCACAATTGCTGGGAGAGGCCTGAAGACATGGACACACCTAGAGTCCCTTATGCAGCTAGTAAACAGTTTCCAGGCTCGGAGGTGTCAGCTGAGATAGCAGCTGCCCTTGCAGCATCTTCCATGGTGTTTAGGTCTAGCAATCCTGCGTATTCTGCCAGGCTTCTCAAAAGAGCTGCAATG GTGTTTGAGTTTGCAGATGCTAACCGTGGTTCGTACAACGATGCCCTGGGACCGTGGGTGTGCCCATTTTACTGCGATTTCAGTGGCTATGAG GATGAATTGATCTGGGGGGCAGCATGGCTATATAAGGCGACCAAAGCACCTAATTACTGGAGTTATATTGTGCAAAACATAAGCGATTTGGAAAAAAATGCTGCAGAACACACTGATCGAGTCGGCTATGGCGGTGGCAGCTTCGCTGAATTCGGATGGGATACTAAGAATGCTGGTATTAACATACTTGTTTCAAAG CTGTTGCTTTCAAACAACACTTCTGATGTAGGTCCATTCATTCCCAACGCAGACAAGTTTGTTTGCACTGTGTTGCCTGAATCACCTACTGTCTATGTCTCATACTCTCCAG GTGGACTTCTGTTCAAACCAGGAGGAAGTAACTTGCAACATGCCACAGCTttatcctttcttcttcttgcttaTGCTCGCTATCTGAATCAATCCAACAGAGAAATTCATTGCGGTAATGTCGTTGCCACTCCTGCTAGGCTTATTCAATTCGCAAGAGGGCAG GTGGATTACATACTGGGAACTAATCCATTGAAGATGTCATACATGGTTGGATATGGCAGCAAATTCCCTCGGAAGATACACCACCGTGGCTCGTCTCTGCCTTCTGTTGATCAACACCCTGCCAGCATCAATTGTCAAGGTGGAGCTCCATACTTTCAAAGCAATGATCCTAATCCTAACCTGCTAATAGGAGCTGTTGTTGGTGGACCTGATAGAGGGGATTCCTACTCTGATTCCAGAGCAGATTTTGTACACACAGAGCCAACCACATATATTAATGCACCTCTTGTTGGCCTCCTGGCTTACTTCAGATCACATCCGCCCTTGTAG